A window of Flavobacteriales bacterium genomic DNA:
GAATAATGCATCAATAATCTGGAATCGTATTTCGATTCGGTCAGGTTGTCCTTTGGACCAACCGTAATTTGGGAATAACAAGGTTGAAAACCTAAAATGAACATCCCCAAAGAGATTAATGGCAAGTAGAATCTCATGCAATAGCAATTTCCTTAAATTTACGGCTTTATTGGGGAAAAGGATTGTTTTTTTGGATGAAATGCGCAAATCACTAGGTGAAAAGTTTAAATATATCGATATTTCATAGGAGAGGATTAGAACAAATCGCTGTTTTAATTCTATTTGTGATGTTTCTGAGGGTAGAAGCTGGTGCACAGATTGTGAATATAGAAAACCAACGGTTAAGAAAATTAAAAGATGGTTGGAGTGGAAATGTGGATTTAAGTTTTTCAATTACCAACAATACCAAAACCATTTATCAGGTTGGAAACCGGAATAAAATTTATTGGAAGAGAGATCGACATTTGGTGACCGGTATTACCGATTTCAATTTTGTGGGAGTGGATAACCAGAATTACGTCAATAACGGATTTCAGCATATTCGTTATGCTTACAACAGTTGCGAATTTCCGATGTTTTATCTCGAAGGTTTTGAGCAGATGCAATACAACCAAATTCAGCTCATCCAATTCAGAACTTTATTGGGAGGCGGAGTCCGCGCCATTGTGCTCGACCGCGATTCAGCTTCGATCAATCTTGGTGCTTTTCTAATGGGGGAATACGAAGAAGAAGCCAAAGGAAAAATCAATCGGCAAATTCGTTACAGTACATTTATTTCGTTCGATTTTCAATTCAATAAAACAACGGGCATCAATTCAATTACCTATATACAACCGGATGTAATTAGTCCCGACGATATCCGGGTTTCCAGTGAAACATCATTGCGTTTTAATATCACTCAAAAATTGAAATTCAAACTGGTTTACAGTTTGCAATACGATTCTTTTCCTCCCGAAGGAGCACCGAAAACCATGTATTTTATTTCCAATGTTTTCGGTTTCGAATTTTAAGTTGGGTTTGTCGCCTGAGATAAAAAAAGATAATCAGCAGAATCACAATAAAAATTAAAATCCATTTTCCCGATTGCCAGATCCTGGATCCCGATTCACTTAGGTCTGTGCCGCTTACGAGGGATTTGTTCCATTCCGTTCCGCATTTTCCATCTATAAAAGCAATAGTTAAACATCTGCTTCCATCCGGAAATTCAACCGAATCTCCCTGTATGCTATAACCCCATTCTAAAATCATGACTTCATTTATCCTGGAAAAAGCAGCAGTATGATAAAAAATAAAAATCGATAATAATTTGATATTCAGGCTTATATGTGAAATTTTTGAGAGGCCTAAATTTGGAAAAGTCCCTGATTTTATTATATTTGATTTAAACCTTAGAAGCATTATGAAAATCATCGCTGTTTTTAATATTAAAGGCGGTGTTGGAAAAACGGCTACCGCGGTAAATATAGCATATGCTGCCGCCGAAGCAAAAACCAATACACTTCTTGTAGATCTGGACCCTCAGGGTGCGGCTTCTTTTTATTTACAACAAGATCAGGGGATGGAAGAAGCAAAGCAGGTGATTAAAGGTGAGCGTTCACTGGAGGAGGAAATAATTCCAACGCCATACGAGCATTTATTCTTATTGCCCGCTGATGAGAAATACAGAAAGATGGATGTTTTTCTTAAGGAATTAAAAAATGGAAGATCCTGGTTGAAGAATTTATTTAAGCCGGTGTCGCGCCAGTTTGATTTAGTCGTGATTGATTGTCCACCTAGCATTACATTATTCTCTGAAAATATTTTATCCAATTCAGATTATATTCTGGTTCCGGTTGTACCTACTACATTATCCATTCGCACCTACGAACAGCTGAAGGATTTTTGCAAAGAATCGGGAATTGATGGTAAAAAACTTCATCCCTTCTTCTCGATGTACGAACGAAGAAAAAATCTGCACAATGAAAGTATCGCAGAATTTGCTTCCAGTCACAAAGAGACCATTGATGTAGCCATCCCTTATGTCTCCGAAATAGAACGCATGGGTGTTTATCGTCGTCCATTTATCAATGCGCATCCCGAAAGTGATATTGCGTATTTATATCGTCAGTTGTGGAAAGCGATTAAAAAGAACATCGGTTAATGAAACCCACTCTTCTTTTGCTATTTAGTTTGTTAGCCATCTGTTCCTATTCACAAAGTGGATACGGGGGTATGCTGGCAAAAGGTGGCGATTGGAGAATGTGTGGTACTTACGATGATTTCGATACGCTTTATTTTCATCAGGTAGAACCGGGGACGCTAATTGAAGAATGTGAGGGTAAATATCTCACGCAATTGCTGGTTTATCCCGATAATAGTTTTCGATTACTCAACTGGAAAAATTCGGTTTGTTTTATCAATGAACCTGGTTCCATTGAGACCAACGAAAACACGGGAGATATCCGTTTCTATTTTGAAGACGGAACCTCCCGCGATTTTCTGCTTATTTTTCTGAACAAACAAAAATTGGTGTTGGTCGACCGTAATTTCTGATTATTCGATTTTAATGACCTTGAATTCAGTTCTACGGTTCAATTGATGTTCTTCTTCCGAACATTTTACTCCGTTGGAACATTTGTTTCTCAATTGCGTTTCGCCATATCCTTTCCATGTTAAGCGCGATGGATCAATGCCTCTGGAGATGAGAAAATCAACCGCAGCTTTTGCTCTTTTATCGGAGAGGACTAAATTATACATGTCCGTTCCCCGTGCATCGGTGTGCGAACCTAATTCAATTTGAATTTTCGGATTGTCCTTTAAAAGTTTAGCCAGACGATCCAGCTCCTTTGCAGCATCTTCGCGAATGATCCACTTGTCGAAATCGTAATAAATATTTTCAAGGACAATCGGTTTGTCGATCACAATTTCCTCTACTTCGAAATCGGCATAAAAATCTTCTGAATATTTTTTATCCTTGGTGCTGATTTGATCGGTTCGTGTAAAACAACCAAATTTAGTGCAGGCAATAAAATAATTTCTTTGCCACTCGAGCGCAATTTTGAATTTACCATCCTTGCCACTTTTTACGGCAATTACTTTATTGTTATCATCTATAATTTCAACGGTAACACCTTCCACCGGAATATCGGTGCCTTTTTTTCTTGCTGTTCCAAAAAGATTAAAATGGGGAGCCTTTTTTGTGAATTCGTAAACCTCATCTTTGTCCTTTCTGCTCGAAGAAATAAATCCATGCGTGTTGTCTTTTCCCAATGAAAATCCAAAATCGTCTTTCGTGGAGTTTAAAGGGTAATTCAGATTTTCCGGTTGCATCCAGCGGCTTTCATTCTTATACGTTACAAATACATCCAATCCACCCATGCTGTTGTGTCCGTCCGAAGAAAAATAGAACGAACCATCGCTATGCACATAGGGAAACATTTCATTGCCCGGTGTATTGATGGGTGCTCCGAGGTTTTCGGGTTTCGACCATGATTTCCCATCGAATGTACTCACGTAAATATCTGTTCCGCCTAATCCACCCGGCATGTCGGAAACAAAATATAATTGTTTCTCATCATTACTTAAGGCCGGATGTCCACAGGAATAATCATCGCTGTTAAACGGAAGTTCTTCCAGTTTTTTCCATTCTTCACCGACTTTTTCTGCTTTAAAAATTTTAAGGTTGTTTTCATTGACCTCATTCACATTCATTTTTTTCTTGTAGTAATTACTTCTCGAAAAATAAACTGTTTTTTCATCCTTGGTAAAAGCTGCGGGACCTTCGTGGTATGGACCATTAATATCGCCTTTCAGTACTTCCGGTTTCATCCATTGTCCATTGGCATCTTTTTTCATTTGATACAAATCGAGATAAGAATTACCGGTCCATGGATTTTCTTTTTTTCCACTGAACACTTTTTTGTCGCCCGAAAAAACAACTCCATCCTGATACTCCGTCACACTAAAAGCTGAAGTAAAGGAAGGAATATTTACCTGCTGAACTTCGTATAGGGTGGTGTCCCTGTAACGGTCCATAACCGTGTTACAAGAAGCTAATAACATACTGGCTACAATATCACCTTGCTGAATGCTCAGGTATTTTTTAAACCAAGTTCTTGCTTCGTGATAATTCCCGTTGTTCATCAGAATTTTTCCATAATAGAAATAAGTGATGGGTGGAATGTTTTCGTAATTCACGGCCTTGGCATAGGTGGCTTCCGCTGCTTTGTAATTGTTGGTCTCGCGGTAAGAATTGGCCAGATTTACCAATACCTGTGCATCTTGTTTCTTTTTCAGGTATTTTTCATAGTGACCAATCGCATCGTGATAACGAAGTGAATTGTATTCCTTATTCGCTTTTCTTAATGTGGAATTCAAACAGGAACTCAACAGAAGTGCAAATAGTAGTAATGATGTAACTTTTGTTTTCATGGCTGTTCAAATTAAAAATAACGCGGTGTTTTTACCTTCACAAAATCTTTTCCAAAATCAAATCCAATCATTAATTCATGCGAACCTGCATTGTATTTACGCATGCGCGATAAACTTAAATCATAAGCATATCCCACTCTAAACCGATTGTTGGCCTGGTATTCGATAATACCTAATAATGCATCGCCTGTTCTATAAGAAGCACCTAACCAAATCACATCCTGAAACAAAGCACTAAAGTTGATATCGGCCTGTATCGGTGCATTAGGAAGGTACTTAATCAGTAAAGATGGTTTTAATTTTACTTTATCATTGGCTTCAATAATCAATCCGCCGGTTAAGTAATAGTGACGGTTTAAGAAAGTAGATTGGTTGACGTCCAAATTAAAGTTCTTGTCTTTTTGATATGCAAGTAAAGTGGGCACTGAAAATCCTGCGTACCATTTTTGATCATACAAATACATACCAAATCCAAATTTCGGTATGAGTTGTGATGCGATGTTCGATTTAAACACCTGATCGTCGGTATCCCAAACTTGTAAACTGGTTACATCTGCTTTATATTGAGATACACCGGCTCTTACACCAAAAGCTAGCTTGGCAGTTTTATTTATTTTAATGTTATAGGAATAGCTTGCATAAATATCATTTTGGCGCGTAATACCAATTTGATCATTCATCACAATTAATCCGATTCCCATGGTTTCATTTTTAAGCGGACCATCCACTGCTGCCATCGCTGTTTGAGGAGCACCTTCAAAATTCACCCATTGTTTACGATAGGTCAACGTTGAACTGAAATATTTGTGCGATCCTGCATAGGCCGGATTGAGAAATAATCCGTTAAACATATACTGACTCAACATCGGATCCTGTTGCGCTTGTGCGTTCATTCCTGCTCCCGCAAGAACCACCAGCAATACAATTTTATTTACGATCGTTTTCATAAGTTCTTTTTTTATCAGATTATCTTCTTACATCAACATATCCTGTTAAACTGAAGGAATTTTCTCCTTTGATATTCAGAATTACAAAGTAGGTTGCATCCGGAAGTTTTTCTCCGTTGTTGTTATATCCATTCCAATTATTATTGTATCCAACCTCAGAATACACCAGGTTACCCCAGCGATTGTACACGAATATTTCATTGTCTGGGAATACTTCAATACCATGAATCACGAAGAAATCATTTTTGCCATCTTCATTTGGAGAATATCCCGTTGGCATATCAATTGGAAGCGGTTCATCAAGTGTGATCTGACCTCCAACTGTACAACCCTGGTCATCGGTAAGAAGAATGGAATAAGTTCCGGCAGTTAATTGATTGATGTCTCCCGTTGTTTCACCGTTCGACCATAGATAACTATACGGATTTGTTCCTCCAACTATGGTTAAATCAATTGAACCATCGGAATAACCATTGTGCGAAATATTAAATCCACCAGTGTATTCCGGACTACTCAATGTAATGAAAAGTGAATCCGATTGAGAGATGACAAAGTTCATGTCGACATGACAACCATTAGCATCAGTTGCCTGGACATCATAAACACCTGCCCGTAAATTATTCAGATCCTCTGTTGTTGCTCCGGTATTCCAAACATAAGTGTAAGGAGCAACACCGGAAATCGGAGTTACATCAATACTACCTGTGGAGTCGCCATAACATTTTACATCGCGGATGGAAGCGTTGATGCTGATTACACTGATGCTGTTAATGGAATCAGAAAATGTTTGTGTACAACCTTTGCCATCGGTAACGGTTACGGAATAAATTCCTGCAGCGCTGTTTCCAATATCCTGTGTTGTTTCGCCACTCGACCATACATACGAATAAGGCATTGTACCACCGATAACAGTGATGTCCATGGATCCATTATTGGATAAACAAGTCGCCGGTAAAACAGTGGAACTTATTTCGATGGAATCAGGTTGCGTTACTGTGATGGTGTCATTCAGTGAACAAAGATTGAAATCTGTCACTGTAACAATATAGGTTCCTGCAGCAATATTATTCAGGTTTTGTGTGGTATCGCCGGTGTTCCATAAATAGGTGTAAGGACTAACTCCACCATTCGGATGAACACTGATTCCTCCATCATTCGAACCATAACAATTCAAATTGGTATGAATGCTCTGAATGGTTAAAGCAGCAGGTTCATTAACGGTATAAGAAGCGGTAGCGGTACATGTGTTATTATCGGTTACTGTAACCTGATAATTGCCCGGGATAAGATTGCTGATGTCTTCGGTGATTTCACTATTGCTCCAGCTGAAATTATAAGGCATTGTTCCGTTGCTTACGGTAATATCGATATTGCCATTTCCGGCAGCATTGCATACTACATCATTTACAATTCCTGTAATTACGGGTAGTGG
This region includes:
- a CDS encoding DUF481 domain-containing protein — encoded protein: MMFLRVEAGAQIVNIENQRLRKLKDGWSGNVDLSFSITNNTKTIYQVGNRNKIYWKRDRHLVTGITDFNFVGVDNQNYVNNGFQHIRYAYNSCEFPMFYLEGFEQMQYNQIQLIQFRTLLGGGVRAIVLDRDSASINLGAFLMGEYEEEAKGKINRQIRYSTFISFDFQFNKTTGINSITYIQPDVISPDDIRVSSETSLRFNITQKLKFKLVYSLQYDSFPPEGAPKTMYFISNVFGFEF
- a CDS encoding AAA family ATPase, translated to MKIIAVFNIKGGVGKTATAVNIAYAAAEAKTNTLLVDLDPQGAASFYLQQDQGMEEAKQVIKGERSLEEEIIPTPYEHLFLLPADEKYRKMDVFLKELKNGRSWLKNLFKPVSRQFDLVVIDCPPSITLFSENILSNSDYILVPVVPTTLSIRTYEQLKDFCKESGIDGKKLHPFFSMYERRKNLHNESIAEFASSHKETIDVAIPYVSEIERMGVYRRPFINAHPESDIAYLYRQLWKAIKKNIG
- a CDS encoding OmpA family protein; its protein translation is MKTKVTSLLLFALLLSSCLNSTLRKANKEYNSLRYHDAIGHYEKYLKKKQDAQVLVNLANSYRETNNYKAAEATYAKAVNYENIPPITYFYYGKILMNNGNYHEARTWFKKYLSIQQGDIVASMLLASCNTVMDRYRDTTLYEVQQVNIPSFTSAFSVTEYQDGVVFSGDKKVFSGKKENPWTGNSYLDLYQMKKDANGQWMKPEVLKGDINGPYHEGPAAFTKDEKTVYFSRSNYYKKKMNVNEVNENNLKIFKAEKVGEEWKKLEELPFNSDDYSCGHPALSNDEKQLYFVSDMPGGLGGTDIYVSTFDGKSWSKPENLGAPINTPGNEMFPYVHSDGSFYFSSDGHNSMGGLDVFVTYKNESRWMQPENLNYPLNSTKDDFGFSLGKDNTHGFISSSRKDKDEVYEFTKKAPHFNLFGTARKKGTDIPVEGVTVEIIDDNNKVIAVKSGKDGKFKIALEWQRNYFIACTKFGCFTRTDQISTKDKKYSEDFYADFEVEEIVIDKPIVLENIYYDFDKWIIREDAAKELDRLAKLLKDNPKIQIELGSHTDARGTDMYNLVLSDKRAKAAVDFLISRGIDPSRLTWKGYGETQLRNKCSNGVKCSEEEHQLNRRTEFKVIKIE
- a CDS encoding type IX secretion system membrane protein PorP/SprF; amino-acid sequence: MKTIVNKIVLLVVLAGAGMNAQAQQDPMLSQYMFNGLFLNPAYAGSHKYFSSTLTYRKQWVNFEGAPQTAMAAVDGPLKNETMGIGLIVMNDQIGITRQNDIYASYSYNIKINKTAKLAFGVRAGVSQYKADVTSLQVWDTDDQVFKSNIASQLIPKFGFGMYLYDQKWYAGFSVPTLLAYQKDKNFNLDVNQSTFLNRHYYLTGGLIIEANDKVKLKPSLLIKYLPNAPIQADINFSALFQDVIWLGASYRTGDALLGIIEYQANNRFRVGYAYDLSLSRMRKYNAGSHELMIGFDFGKDFVKVKTPRYF